TATGATATTTGAAAAACTGAGCAGCCCACATCTGATTCTGACCAACCTCTGTGGAAATTATAGCCTGACCTCTGGTCAGTTCGTATATTTTCTCCATAACAAACTGAGGCTTAATAAATCCTTCCTTACTATCATATCTTAAAGGATGCTCTTTGGACCATCCGTTAGTAGTTTTGAGCCATTCCTCATGCTTTTGCTCCCATGCAATGCCTTCAATTTCTTCAAGTTCTTCTTCCATGGCCTGCAAAGCGTTCTGGCAATCTGAAACAATAGGAATATGCACAGACACATTTTTACGAATGGAAGTAGGGTCAATATCTACATGAATAATTTTGGCCCTTGGAGCAAAAGTGTTCACTTTTCCTGTAACACGGTCATCAAACCTGGCTCCAACTGAGATTAACACATCAGAATTGTTTACAGCCATATTGGCTGCGTAAGTTCCATGCATACCCAGCATTCCCAGCCACAAATCATCATTTCCAGGAAATGAGCCTAAACCCATCAGAGTGGCTGTAACAGGAATAAGATAGCGTCTCGACAGTCTGGTCAAAACCTCTGAGGCATGAGAAGAAATAACTCCACCTCCGGCATAGATCAGAGGCCTTTCTGCCTTGGCTATCATCCTGGCAGCCTTGCGGACCTGCTTTCTATTTGGGGCATATGTGGGGTTGTAGCTTCTGATGCTTATGGCATCTGGATACTCATATTTAGTTTTCGCCTGCATGACATCTTTAGGCAGGTCAATAAGAACAGGCCCCGGCCTGCCGGTGGAGGCGATATAAAAGGCCTCCTTAATGGTTTTGGACAGCTGATTAATGTCCTTGACCAGATAGTTATGCTTGGTACATGGTCTGGTAATGCCGACAATGTCAACTTCCTGAAAAGCATCATTGCCGATAAGCGGCGTTGGAACCTGCCCGGTAAAAATGACCAGAGGTATGGAATCCATATAGGCAGTGGCTATACCTGTAACGGTATTGGTAGCGCCAGGACCTGATGTCACTAAGCATACACCAACCTTGCCTGTAGACCGGGCATAGCCGTCAGCTGCGTGCACCGCCCCCTGTTCATGTCTGACCAGAAAATGTTGTATAGGATATTTAGGTATTTCATCGTAAATATCAATAACCGCTCCGCCAGGAAAACCGAAGATGTGCTTGACATCTTCTCTTTTAAGGCTTTCCAGTAATATCTGAGCCCCGGTGAGCTCCATCTTAACCCTCCATTTTTTTGTATTTATCTAAGATGGCATGAATCTTTGTTTTTCCTGCGAGTTTTTTCTTCTTAAGCTCTTTGACCTCCTGGTCTTCTGAAGGTGTCAGATAAGGTTTGGATTCATACTTCTCAAGAATTTTTTCATACGCAATGTGATTATCCCAAAGACTCTGCAACTCTTCGTCCTTCTCCCCATACTTTGCAATCAATTCCAGCTCGTACTGCTCCATTACGCCCTCCTTAGTTGAAATGATTATATTTTTTAAAAAACAAATCCCATGAACTCTCGGCCACTCCCTTGATAAGTAAAGTTTTGCGTCTGCTGCTCAAGCCATTTACAATACTGACATTTTTGGCCGGAACCTGTATCAGGTTTGCAAGATATCTGCATAACGACTGGTTGGCCTTGCCGTCAACTGGAGGCGCCTGCAGTTTAACCTTTAAACAACCATCATGAATGCCCGTGACAGCGTCTTTTTTTGATCCTGGCTGAACCCAGACCTTAAGCCTCCATTGAAAATTATCTATTTTTTTCAAAAAATCCATAAAAATTTTTTATGGTTCCTCTCGGGCTCTGTCCCCAGTGGGCAATAACCACTTTAACAGCTATTACTCTCAAGCTTTACTCAAAAATTTGAGCTTGGATTCTGCTTCCTCCAAACGGTCATTTGCCTCATCCTGAGAATCAAGCAGTTTAAGGTGCGATTCAATCATAGATCTCAGTTTGATCTCAAAGTGAGCGCGCTGCTTCTTAAGCTCTGATATATCCTCATGTATCTGAGCCAGCCGTTTGTGAGCGTGACGCAGAATATCTTCTGCCTTTGCCTGTGACTCCCTGATAATAAGCTTGCCCTGCTTCTGAGCATTGGATTTTATATCATCAGTCATCTTTTGAGTACTTAGAAGCGTGTCCTTTAGTATTTCCTCTCTACTTTTATACTCATCCAGTTTTTCTTCAAGCACTTTTACGCTTTTTTCCAGATTCATATTATGCTCAGACAAAAAACCAACATAGTCCGCGAGATCCTGAAGAAAAATCTCTACGTCATGCTTACTGTAGCCAATAAGAGTTGATGAGAATTTTTTGTTGAGAATATCAATCTTGGATATCTCCATAAGAACCTCCCTTTGTGGTCGTGATGGAATCGTAAGCGTCTCAGCCGGGCGGTCCGGGACACAGTTGTAAAGTGATTAACCAAAACCTCTGGCCATCTGATAAAGACTCTGGATAACAAATAATTTGATAAATTGAATAGATACCAGAACAATTACTGGAGAAAGATCTATGCCGCCCAGATTGGTAAAAGGCAACCAGTACCGCACCCTGTTAAACACAGGTTCTGTAAGGTTGCGCAGTATTCTGACTATAGGATTGTAGGGATCAGGCTGAACCCAGGACAGAAGTGCAGATATGATCACTATCCAGAAATATAGCGTAAGCAGAGTGTCTGCAACACTCACTATGGCAGTAAAAAAATTACCGAAGACAAACATTTTCCCTCCCTTGATGTGTAGTCTTTAACCGTTGAAACTAAGAAAGGTTTCGACTCAAAAATTCACGCAACGCCCAAAAACTGGGTATGAACATTCTGGAACTAAGTTCCTGGTTTTTATAAGCCCAGAAAGGAATATCCGCCCTCATGGCAGCCTCTTCGTCAACAACGGAATCACCGATAAATACAACCTGCTCAGGAAGCACTGACCAGTAATGCAGAATCTTGAACAGGCTCTCAGGATGCGGCTTGGGGCGACTAACGTCATCTGCTGTGACCACAGGATGAAAAAACTGCTCGAGTCCAAACGTGGAAAGAAGCAGGTTCATTGTGGTTGTTCGGTTGGTGTTTATGGCCATGGGCAGTTTTCGCTGAGCAATAAACTGAAGCAGCTGCACAAGCCCGTCCTCCATGCGCATGTATGGTAAAAGCTTGGCATAATTCAGTCTATCTCTAATTTTGGGAAGCTCACTTTCAAATCCGGCAGGCAGAATATGTCGAAAGGATTCTCCTACTGAATGCATATGAACAAAATCAATCTGCTCATCAGACATGGGCCCCAGATCAAAATATGCCCTTACTTCGTTGTAGAATATTATATTAACATCTTTAGAGTCAAAAAGAACTCCATCACAGTCAAAAATAATTCCCTTAATTTTTTTCAGCCCATGATCCTTGAGAAAAGGATTGCATTTATACAAAATCACCTCCAGATTAATTCAATAGTTTTTATAATTGTCTAACCCTGGCGGCGCAGGGACCAGAACTTACTATCCATACCACTACTGCTTCATTGCCTGTGGAAAATGCTCTAACGCCATCTCGCGCAACCTGTATTTCTGAACTTTTCCACTGGCGGTCATGGGATATTCTTTAACAAATGCAACATACTTGGGTGTTTTATATCTGGCGATTTTGCCTCTGCAAAAATCACGAACATCCTCTGGAGCAAAAGAATAGCCTTCTTTAAGGATAATAAAAGCACCCACCTCTTCTCCGTATTTCTGACTGGGCACACCCACCACCTGAACATCCTGAACACCTTCCATGGTGTAGAGAAATTCTTCAACTTCTCTCGGATAAATATTTTCACCTCCCCTAATGATCATATCCTTGAGGCGTCCGGTAATGCTTAGATACCCGTCATCATCCATTACCCCCAGGTCTCCTGAGTGAAGCCATCCATTTTGATCAATGGTTTTAGTGGTTTCTTCCGGCATATTGTAATAACCTTTCATAACATTGTACCCACGACAGCAAACCTCACCCTGTTCGTTGGCTGCCATTTCTTCGCCAGTTTCAGGATCAACAACCTTGACCTCAACCTCAGGCATGGGCCTGCCCACTGTCTCAACCCTCTTGTGAATATTGTCGTCCACTCTGGTCTGGGTCATTACTGGAGATGATTCAGTCAGTCCATAGCATATGGTAATATCTTTCATGTTCATCTGATCCATTACCTGACGCATCACCTTGATGGGACAGGGTGAGCCGGCCATTATTCCGGTACGAAGTGAACTGAAGTCAAACTTGTGAAAAAGTCGATGCTCCAGGACAGCAATAAACATCGTAGGCACTCCGTACAAAGCCGTACATCTCTCGGTTTCCACTGAGGTCATAATCAAAATTGGGTTAAAACCTTCAAGAATGACCAGAGTCGAGCCATGACTCACAGCAGCAAGCACACCCAGAACGCACCCGAAACAGTGAAAAAGAGGAACAGGCAGGCAAATTCTGTCCTTATGAGTTAATTGCTGGTTCTCACCAATCCAGTAGCCATTATTAAGAATATTGTAGTGAGTAAGCATCACCCCCTTGGGAAAGCCTGTGGTTCCTGAAGTATACTGCATATTAACCACATCATGAGGATCAAGGCTTTTCTGCCTGACTAAATACTGGGAATCATTAATCATTCCTCCAAGAGCTACGATTTCAGGAATGGAGTACATCCCCCTGTGCTTTTCCTGTCCAAGAAAAAAGACACGCTTCAGATTGGGAAATTCTTTGCTTTTAAGATATCCTCGTTGCTGGGTTTTCAGTTCAGGTAATAAATCGTAAACAGTTTGTACATAGTCTGTATCTCTGAATCCGTCTATTATAACAATATTTTCACATTCAGACTGTCTGAGAAGATAAGCTATTTCATGCTTCTTGTAATAAGTATTGACAGTAAGCAGCACAGCACCGATTTTGGCTGTAGCAAATTGCAAAGCAACCCAGTAAGGTACGTTGGTTGCCCATATAGCCACTTTTTCGCCTTTCTCCACCCCAATAGACATTAGACCCTTGGCCAGCTTGTCTACCACATCGGCAAACTCACTATATGTAAGCCTGTAGTCGCGGTCCACATATATTACAGCATCATTATCAGGATGCTTTTCCACTGTTTCGTCCAGCAGCTGGCCAAGTGTGATTTCGCGTAAAGGTTTATCCCACATTCTTTAAACTCCGGATTATTGGATTATTGGTCAGGGAAATACAAAACAGCATATATTTCCGCTTTTTCATTGTTTCTGGCAGATACATGGTGCGGAACAATGGAATTATAGTAAACACTGTCTCCGGTCTTGAGTACATGGGTTTCCTGCCCATAGACTATCTCAAGCTCACCGGAAATAACTACAATGAACTCTTCACCTTCGTGAGATGAAAGCTTCTTTTCCTCATCAGATACAGGAAAAATTTCTATGTAAAAAGGCTCCATATGCCGATCGCTCTTTCCTTTGCCAAGAGAAAAGAAACGCAGCGCAGCCGGTCTTTCCTTGCCCTTGAGCAAAGACTCTTCCTCTTGCCTTTCAGACAGCCTTACTATCAAGGGATCCTGGCTGATGGTATCATCCAGAAAAGTTCCCAGTCTGGTACCAAGAGCTCTGGCAATTTTCAGCAGCGGCCCGAGAGAGGGATACATATCATCATCTTCAATAGCTGCTATGTAATCTTTATCCAATCCACTTCTTGCAACAAGTTCGTCCAGAGTTATCTCTTCCAGTTCTCTGAACTTTTTGATCTTATGCCCAATTTTTTCCTTGATCATTCGTCCTCCCTTAAATTTCCCAATAAATTTAACCTGTCCAAATAGTCAAAATTTATCGTGCAATATCTTGGATTTATTGCACTCTTTGTAACAGCTTAGCCTCTTTTAAGCGCCTCACCCGGGCGGCCCGGGACTGAACCTGTGAATAACTTTAGGAGTCTGTCACTATTCTGGAAATTGGGACAGTCCCCGCGAGGTACTATAAAAAAGATTGACGCTGCATTGGTTCCTGTAAGAAATTTGCTTTAATGATAAAATTTACACAGCGAGGGACAGTCCCTGTGCGAAGTGCAAAGTTCCCATCTTTGACGGAACTTTTCTGGCAAATGTGCATGAATCATAAGCAAAAATCGTCAAAATATGAAAACTGTAAACATCTGATTTTATTACCAATACGATTATAGTTACTTAGAAGCCTGTGATACACTCAAAAAACAAACAAATTCTTTGTAATGGTCAGGAAAGGCATTTCTGGTCCAGGGCTTCAATGTACCTGACACCAGGTTCATGCCTTCTGGAAAAACAGAAAAATATTTCTCAGGACTGGCTGTGATCCAGTCAACCCCCATATCTTCAAGTTCTGCCTGAATTTCATCTCCTGAGATAAGAAAACAGGCATCATCCTGAACAAGTCGGGTAAAAGCCCAGATAAATTTCCTGAAATTGTGATAGGAACTGGTAAGTACAGCACCCCTTTCAAGATCTTTAAATAGTTCATCATCACGCTCTATACCGAGAGCCTGATCAAACTCCTGCCAGGATTGTCCAAGACTGGAATTGATATCCTGCAACTCAGTCACTCTTTGTTCATAGACATATTCCAAAAGCATCAACTGCTGAGCTTTCAAAAGATCATGGTCTTCCTGAGACATCTTGTTATCCTGGCCATAGGTTGATATTTCCCAACGAAGTGCAAGGGAAGTATCTGAATAAAAATCATCTGTTTTTTTTACTCCGTGCCAGGCCATGTCCGAAGGTTTTTTAAACTGTTCACCAAATTCAGAACATTGAGTCAAAAAAGACTTTGCTTCCTTCTGATCTAAAAAAAGATTGTCAGGAGTATAAGTACCTGACAAGGACTCATCAATGCCTGGATTTAGAAATTTGGCCAGATGCCTGACAGGTTCCGGCACCATGGCTTGCAGCATATAGGGAAAATGAACAATCACCGGATACTTTTTATTCATCATAACCTCTTATATAATTAACTTACATATCAGACAGTTAATAGTTCATGATTGAATGTGATTAAGAGTGAGCCTTCAACATCTTTCAGGCATATAATGCGGACACCTCCCGCCGCACTCTGGAAATAATTTGATGCATGCATTGCCAAACAATGAAGAACAGCGGTCATCATCTCTGCTTCTTGGCATATACGCCCTGCAAAAATCCTCCCACATCACATTTTCTCCAAATCGTGAAACCCAGATTTTATGCACCTGATCCTGGTTGAGATCAAAATTGTCTGCCTGGGACAACAGGTGATCATACTTTTCCTCAAGCTCCATGAGAACCAGACATCTGGATTCAACATCAAACCCCGGATTAAGGGTTTCCTCATAAACACAAAACCCGAATCTATAATAAATGCAATTCTGGGCTGGAAGTGTTGTTACTTTTCCCATTCAACTTAATCAATTACTTGTTATTTGTTAGCGCCCCACTTGGGCGGCCCGAGACCGAGCCTGCGAGTAATATATACCACTCGTTCCCAGGTTCCAGCCTGGGGACGTCTTACTCTTGCGGCTCCAGCCGCTTCTTCAAAATGTGGTTGGAGCCACAAAAAAAGAGGTATTCCCAGGCTGGAGCCTGGGAACAATAAAAACAGCCTTAGCGTGTTTGAGATTGCCGCGCTCGCCCCAGTTGAATGGCTGCGCCTACACTGCGTGTATTCAACGAGGTAAAAAGACTCGCTCGCAATGACAGCTGAGCTGTCAGGGATGTTGTTGCGCAAAACCTGTCACCCACGAGGAAGCCTAAGCGACCGAAGTAATCTGTATGGTAAAACCATAATATTCTGAATTTATTGGGTATCCGATTGTAGTTACTTGTAAGCTCTTCACCCGAGCGGCCCGGGACCGAACCTGCGAGTAACTTTACGAATCTGTCACTTTTCTGAAAATTGGGACAGTCCCCGCGAGGTATTTTAAAAAGATTGATACTGCATTGGTTCCTGGAAAAAATTTGCTTAAATGAAAAAATTTACACAGCGAGGGACAGTCCCTGTGCCAGGCGCAAAGTTCCCATCTTTGACGGAATTTTTCAGGCAAATGTGCATCATTCATAAGCAAAAATCGTAAAAATATGAAAATTGTAACCGTCTGATTTTGTTAGCAAAACAACTGTAGTTACTTGTAAGCCATAAATCTCTGCCCCCTGACCTCTGACTTCTGACCTCTGACTTCTGACCTCTGACCTCTGCCTCCTGTCCTCAACAGGTAGTACATACATCGATACAACTGTCCTCTGAAACAAAGGAGTAATCTATTTCCAGGGTATACATGTCCAAACCACCATCCAGCACATAAAGCTGCTTCGCCCCCTTGGATTTTAGAAGCCTTGCAGCTGAGTAGGCTTTGGCAGAAGTCTGCGAGTAAAGCACCAGTGGGGTAAATCTGGGGATTTCCATCATCCTTTTGCTCAACTGCTCCACTGGAATATTGGTAGCTCCAGGAATCCTGTTCAGAGAAAACTGTTCACTGCCCCTTACATCTAACAGAAAAAACT
The nucleotide sequence above comes from Desulfonatronovibrio magnus. Encoded proteins:
- the ilvB gene encoding biosynthetic-type acetolactate synthase large subunit, which encodes MELTGAQILLESLKREDVKHIFGFPGGAVIDIYDEIPKYPIQHFLVRHEQGAVHAADGYARSTGKVGVCLVTSGPGATNTVTGIATAYMDSIPLVIFTGQVPTPLIGNDAFQEVDIVGITRPCTKHNYLVKDINQLSKTIKEAFYIASTGRPGPVLIDLPKDVMQAKTKYEYPDAISIRSYNPTYAPNRKQVRKAARMIAKAERPLIYAGGGVISSHASEVLTRLSRRYLIPVTATLMGLGSFPGNDDLWLGMLGMHGTYAANMAVNNSDVLISVGARFDDRVTGKVNTFAPRAKIIHVDIDPTSIRKNVSVHIPIVSDCQNALQAMEEELEEIEGIAWEQKHEEWLKTTNGWSKEHPLRYDSKEGFIKPQFVMEKIYELTRGQAIISTEVGQNQMWAAQFFKYHNPRTLLTSGGLGTMGYGLPAAIGAQVAHPDKLVIDIAGDGSIQMNIQEMATAMSYKLPVKVVILNNGYLGMVRQWQELFYDKNYCATCLHLNPDFVKLAQAFGAEGYLIEKNEDVVPVLKQAFASPLPCIVDVRVEPEENVYPMVPAGASLTEMLLV
- a CDS encoding DUF465 domain-containing protein — protein: MEQYELELIAKYGEKDEELQSLWDNHIAYEKILEKYESKPYLTPSEDQEVKELKKKKLAGKTKIHAILDKYKKMEG
- a CDS encoding DUF167 domain-containing protein — translated: MDFLKKIDNFQWRLKVWVQPGSKKDAVTGIHDGCLKVKLQAPPVDGKANQSLCRYLANLIQVPAKNVSIVNGLSSRRKTLLIKGVAESSWDLFFKKYNHFN
- a CDS encoding DivIVA domain-containing protein, which produces MEISKIDILNKKFSSTLIGYSKHDVEIFLQDLADYVGFLSEHNMNLEKSVKVLEEKLDEYKSREEILKDTLLSTQKMTDDIKSNAQKQGKLIIRESQAKAEDILRHAHKRLAQIHEDISELKKQRAHFEIKLRSMIESHLKLLDSQDEANDRLEEAESKLKFLSKA
- a CDS encoding YggT family protein; this translates as MFVFGNFFTAIVSVADTLLTLYFWIVIISALLSWVQPDPYNPIVRILRNLTEPVFNRVRYWLPFTNLGGIDLSPVIVLVSIQFIKLFVIQSLYQMARGFG
- a CDS encoding HAD family hydrolase, producing MYKCNPFLKDHGLKKIKGIIFDCDGVLFDSKDVNIIFYNEVRAYFDLGPMSDEQIDFVHMHSVGESFRHILPAGFESELPKIRDRLNYAKLLPYMRMEDGLVQLLQFIAQRKLPMAINTNRTTTMNLLLSTFGLEQFFHPVVTADDVSRPKPHPESLFKILHYWSVLPEQVVFIGDSVVDEEAAMRADIPFWAYKNQELSSRMFIPSFWALREFLSRNLS
- a CDS encoding AMP-binding protein: MWDKPLREITLGQLLDETVEKHPDNDAVIYVDRDYRLTYSEFADVVDKLAKGLMSIGVEKGEKVAIWATNVPYWVALQFATAKIGAVLLTVNTYYKKHEIAYLLRQSECENIVIIDGFRDTDYVQTVYDLLPELKTQQRGYLKSKEFPNLKRVFFLGQEKHRGMYSIPEIVALGGMINDSQYLVRQKSLDPHDVVNMQYTSGTTGFPKGVMLTHYNILNNGYWIGENQQLTHKDRICLPVPLFHCFGCVLGVLAAVSHGSTLVILEGFNPILIMTSVETERCTALYGVPTMFIAVLEHRLFHKFDFSSLRTGIMAGSPCPIKVMRQVMDQMNMKDITICYGLTESSPVMTQTRVDDNIHKRVETVGRPMPEVEVKVVDPETGEEMAANEQGEVCCRGYNVMKGYYNMPEETTKTIDQNGWLHSGDLGVMDDDGYLSITGRLKDMIIRGGENIYPREVEEFLYTMEGVQDVQVVGVPSQKYGEEVGAFIILKEGYSFAPEDVRDFCRGKIARYKTPKYVAFVKEYPMTASGKVQKYRLREMALEHFPQAMKQ
- a CDS encoding helix-turn-helix domain-containing protein, whose product is MIKEKIGHKIKKFRELEEITLDELVARSGLDKDYIAAIEDDDMYPSLGPLLKIARALGTRLGTFLDDTISQDPLIVRLSERQEEESLLKGKERPAALRFFSLGKGKSDRHMEPFYIEIFPVSDEEKKLSSHEGEEFIVVISGELEIVYGQETHVLKTGDSVYYNSIVPHHVSARNNEKAEIYAVLYFPDQ